A stretch of Corallococcus macrosporus DNA encodes these proteins:
- a CDS encoding GAF domain-containing protein, whose amino-acid sequence MTMVATRLGEARQYGARLPEIEERLALLAEASRLLADASLEPPAVMERLCGLVVPLLGTACALRLLSEDGQWLRTVASAAAVPEARVRLQALFTHRIRADEGVAAEVLATGEAQSVEAVLVLPLRARGRALGTLTVWREAPESESFESGEQLLLQELADRAALALDVARAYASERKARQAAEVAAGRLARLQHVTAELSEALTAARVAEVVLEQGLAVADARAGALWGVEPESTSATLLRCAGCSPDAAERLKRLPLEGESPVARVLRESRPVWLMAEDALSGSERPAPSSACLPLVADGRALGALVFTFGLPHGFDDDERAFLQLVAHHAAQALARARLLEREQRARAALREAHGTLEAIIQASPTAIMLLDPDGTVRLWNPAAERMLGWTVEEVMGKVLPAVPPEHWEAFRHGLERATRGTVLDGAPLAARRRDGGAVQVAMWTGRVHPASGPPQCLIVMVDITERQRGEAAQRFLAEAGGVLAGSLEEEETLERVAHLAVPQYAEACGVFLEDESGGVRCVATAGGGEDGEVPPPGLAVVARVIQSGRPETRSGLSEADPASARAGGTCAYLCVPLRVRGHTLGALTFVTSKRAYDAQDLALAQELARRAALALDNASLYRDARQAIRLREEFLSIASHELKTPISALQLQVQSLLAGLARSGAGLDPERLKRGLERVDRQVKRQTLLVNDLLDVSRLSAGKLELVLQPIELGALVREVAERFEPEYTRSGTPLELSLTQEVRGQWDRLRLDQVFTNLFSNALKYGRGNPVHVSLEAEGDRARLRVKDGGIGIAKEHLPRLFHRFERAVSERNYGGFGLGLWIARQIVEAMGGHIEVESVLGEGSTFIVELPRG is encoded by the coding sequence ATGACGATGGTCGCAACCAGGCTGGGGGAGGCGCGGCAGTACGGAGCGCGGCTTCCGGAAATCGAAGAGCGGCTGGCGCTGCTGGCGGAGGCTTCACGGCTGCTGGCGGACGCGTCGCTGGAGCCCCCCGCGGTGATGGAGCGGCTGTGCGGGCTGGTGGTGCCGCTCCTGGGCACCGCGTGCGCGCTGCGGCTGTTGTCGGAGGATGGGCAGTGGCTGCGCACGGTGGCGTCCGCGGCGGCGGTGCCGGAGGCGCGGGTGCGGCTGCAGGCGCTGTTCACCCATCGCATCCGCGCGGACGAGGGCGTGGCGGCGGAGGTGCTGGCCACGGGCGAGGCCCAGAGCGTGGAGGCGGTGCTGGTGCTGCCGCTGCGAGCGCGGGGGCGCGCGCTGGGCACGCTGACGGTGTGGCGGGAGGCGCCGGAGTCCGAGTCGTTCGAGTCCGGGGAGCAGTTGCTGCTCCAGGAGCTGGCGGACCGGGCCGCGCTGGCGCTGGACGTGGCCCGGGCGTACGCGTCCGAGCGCAAGGCCCGTCAGGCGGCGGAGGTGGCCGCGGGGCGGCTCGCGCGGCTGCAGCACGTCACCGCGGAGCTGTCGGAGGCGCTCACGGCGGCGCGCGTGGCGGAGGTGGTGCTGGAGCAGGGGCTGGCGGTGGCGGACGCGAGGGCCGGGGCGCTGTGGGGCGTGGAGCCGGAGTCCACGAGCGCCACGCTCCTGCGCTGCGCGGGCTGCTCGCCGGACGCGGCGGAGCGGCTGAAGCGGCTGCCCCTGGAGGGGGAATCGCCGGTGGCGCGGGTGCTGCGCGAGTCCCGGCCGGTGTGGCTGATGGCGGAGGACGCGCTGTCCGGCTCGGAGCGGCCGGCGCCCTCGTCGGCGTGCCTGCCGCTGGTGGCGGACGGCCGGGCGCTGGGGGCGCTGGTGTTCACCTTCGGCCTGCCGCACGGGTTCGACGACGACGAGCGGGCCTTCCTCCAACTGGTGGCGCACCACGCGGCGCAGGCGCTGGCGCGGGCGCGGCTCCTGGAGCGGGAGCAGCGGGCGCGGGCGGCGCTGCGCGAGGCGCACGGGACGCTGGAGGCCATCATCCAGGCGAGCCCCACGGCCATCATGCTGCTGGATCCGGACGGCACGGTGCGGCTGTGGAATCCGGCCGCGGAGCGGATGCTGGGGTGGACGGTGGAGGAGGTGATGGGGAAGGTGCTGCCGGCGGTGCCTCCCGAGCACTGGGAGGCGTTCCGCCACGGGCTGGAGCGCGCCACGCGGGGCACGGTGCTGGACGGCGCGCCCCTGGCGGCGCGGCGGCGCGACGGCGGCGCGGTGCAGGTGGCCATGTGGACGGGGCGCGTGCACCCGGCGAGCGGTCCGCCGCAGTGCCTCATCGTGATGGTGGACATCACCGAGCGCCAGCGCGGCGAGGCGGCGCAGCGCTTCCTGGCGGAGGCCGGCGGCGTGCTGGCGGGGAGCCTGGAGGAGGAGGAGACGCTGGAGCGCGTGGCGCACCTGGCGGTGCCGCAGTACGCGGAGGCGTGCGGCGTGTTCCTGGAGGACGAGTCCGGCGGCGTGCGCTGCGTGGCCACGGCGGGCGGCGGCGAGGACGGCGAGGTGCCGCCTCCGGGGCTCGCGGTGGTGGCGCGGGTCATCCAGTCCGGGAGGCCGGAGACGCGCTCGGGGCTGTCGGAGGCGGACCCGGCGAGCGCGCGCGCGGGCGGGACGTGCGCGTACCTGTGCGTGCCGCTGCGGGTGCGCGGGCACACGCTGGGGGCGCTGACGTTCGTCACGTCGAAGCGGGCGTATGACGCGCAGGACCTGGCGCTGGCGCAGGAGCTGGCGCGGCGGGCGGCGCTGGCGCTGGACAACGCGAGCCTCTACCGGGACGCGCGTCAGGCCATCCGCCTGCGCGAGGAGTTCCTGTCCATCGCGAGCCATGAGCTGAAGACGCCCATCAGCGCGCTGCAGCTCCAGGTGCAGAGCCTGCTGGCGGGGCTGGCGCGGTCCGGGGCGGGGCTGGATCCGGAGCGGCTCAAGCGCGGCCTGGAGCGGGTGGACCGGCAGGTGAAGCGGCAGACGCTGCTGGTGAACGACCTCTTGGACGTGTCGCGCCTGAGCGCGGGGAAGCTGGAGCTGGTGCTGCAGCCCATAGAGCTGGGGGCGCTGGTGCGCGAGGTGGCCGAGCGCTTCGAGCCGGAGTACACGCGCTCGGGGACGCCGCTTGAGCTGTCGCTGACGCAGGAGGTGCGCGGCCAGTGGGACCGGCTGCGGTTGGATCAGGTCTTCACCAACCTGTTCTCCAACGCGCTGAAGTACGGGCGGGGCAACCCGGTGCACGTGTCGCTGGAGGCGGAAGGAGACCGGGCACGGCTGCGGGTGAAGGACGGCGGCATCGGCATCGCGAAGGAGCACCTGCCGCGCCTGTTCCACCGCTTCGAGCGCGCCGTATCCGAGCGCAACTACGGCGGCTTCGGGCTGGGGTTGTGGATCGCCCGCCAGATCGTCGAGGCGATGGGCGGCCACATCGAGGTGGAGAGCGTGCTGGGCGAGGGCTCCACGTTCATCGTGGAGCTGCCGCGCGGCTAG
- a CDS encoding potassium transporter Kup yields MGTPQAVGNQRSVTAVVAAGPGSAKAGAVNAPSESPAAPTDGPDSPKRVAMLALSALGIVYGDIGTSPLYALRECFTGVHGVSPTPANVLGVLSLIVWSLIIVVSVKYLIFVMRADNRGEGGILALMALAMHRPRGQSHRARPVLITLGLFGAALIYGDGVITPAISVLSAVEGLSVATPVFEPYVIPISLVILLLLFMVQRKGTAGIGSVFGPLMTLWFLTLAVLGVKELLHNPSVLWSLSPVHGVHFFIENGWHGFLVLGAVILVVTGGEALYADMGHFGAGPIRRAWFMLVLPSLVLNYLGQGALLLRHAEAARNPFFLLAPDWALYPLVALSTAAAVIASQALISGSFSTTRQAMQLGYSPRMEVVHTSAEEMGQIYLPGLNAALLVGVIALVLGFGSSSRLAAAYGIAVTTTMGITTMLAYVVARERWGVRRAVALPIASVFMLVDIAFFGANSAKIPDGGWFPLLLAVCIFTLMTTWKRGRDILAGKLRAASLGLKDLLGSFGDHPPVRVPGTAIFMTGNPEGTPPALLHNLKHNKVLHEQVVLLTIIPEEIPHVVAGERVEVEPLEQGFVRVVARYGFMENPSIPDILKRCREKGLQFQLMGTSFFLGRETIIPTKKPGMALWREALFTWMSRNARSATAYFRIPPNRVVELGSQVEL; encoded by the coding sequence ATGGGAACACCCCAAGCGGTTGGAAACCAAAGGAGCGTCACGGCAGTCGTTGCGGCGGGCCCGGGTTCGGCTAAAGCGGGGGCCGTGAACGCACCCTCGGAATCACCGGCCGCCCCGACGGACGGACCGGACTCTCCCAAACGCGTCGCGATGCTGGCCCTGAGCGCGCTGGGCATCGTCTACGGAGACATCGGCACCAGCCCGCTCTACGCACTGCGCGAATGCTTCACCGGGGTGCACGGCGTCTCCCCGACGCCGGCCAACGTCCTGGGCGTGCTGTCGCTCATCGTGTGGTCGCTCATCATCGTCGTGTCGGTGAAGTACCTCATCTTCGTGATGCGCGCGGACAACCGGGGCGAGGGCGGCATCCTCGCGCTGATGGCGCTGGCGATGCACCGGCCCCGGGGCCAGTCGCACCGCGCCCGGCCGGTGCTCATCACCCTGGGCCTCTTCGGCGCGGCGCTCATCTACGGTGACGGCGTCATCACCCCGGCCATCTCCGTGCTGAGCGCGGTGGAGGGCCTGAGCGTGGCCACCCCCGTCTTCGAGCCGTACGTGATTCCCATCTCGCTCGTCATCCTGCTGCTGCTCTTCATGGTGCAGCGCAAGGGCACGGCGGGCATCGGGTCGGTGTTCGGTCCGCTGATGACCCTGTGGTTCCTGACGCTGGCGGTGCTGGGCGTGAAGGAGCTCCTGCACAACCCCTCCGTGCTCTGGTCGCTGTCGCCCGTGCACGGCGTGCACTTCTTCATCGAGAACGGCTGGCACGGCTTCCTGGTGCTGGGCGCCGTCATCCTGGTGGTGACGGGCGGCGAGGCGCTCTACGCGGACATGGGCCACTTTGGCGCGGGGCCCATCCGGCGCGCCTGGTTCATGCTGGTGCTGCCGTCGCTGGTGCTCAACTACCTGGGCCAGGGCGCGCTGCTGCTGCGCCACGCGGAGGCCGCCCGCAACCCCTTCTTCCTCCTGGCCCCGGACTGGGCGCTGTACCCGCTGGTCGCCCTGTCCACCGCGGCCGCGGTCATCGCGTCCCAGGCCCTCATCTCCGGCTCCTTCTCCACCACCCGCCAGGCGATGCAGCTGGGCTACAGCCCGCGCATGGAGGTGGTGCACACGTCCGCGGAGGAGATGGGGCAGATCTACCTGCCCGGCCTCAACGCGGCGCTGCTGGTGGGCGTCATCGCGCTGGTGCTGGGCTTCGGCTCCTCCAGCCGGCTGGCGGCCGCGTACGGCATCGCGGTGACGACGACCATGGGCATCACCACCATGCTGGCCTACGTCGTGGCCCGGGAGCGCTGGGGCGTCCGCCGCGCCGTGGCCCTGCCCATCGCCAGCGTGTTCATGCTGGTGGACATCGCCTTCTTTGGCGCCAACTCGGCGAAGATCCCCGACGGCGGCTGGTTCCCGCTCCTGCTCGCCGTCTGCATCTTCACGCTGATGACCACCTGGAAGCGCGGCCGGGACATCCTCGCCGGCAAGCTGCGCGCGGCCAGCCTGGGCCTCAAGGACCTCCTGGGCAGCTTCGGGGACCACCCCCCCGTGCGCGTGCCCGGCACCGCCATCTTCATGACGGGCAACCCGGAGGGCACCCCGCCCGCGCTGCTGCACAACCTCAAGCACAACAAGGTCCTGCACGAGCAGGTGGTGCTGCTCACCATCATCCCGGAGGAGATCCCCCACGTCGTGGCCGGCGAGCGCGTGGAGGTGGAGCCCCTGGAGCAGGGCTTCGTGCGCGTCGTCGCCCGCTACGGCTTCATGGAGAACCCCAGCATCCCGGACATCCTCAAGCGCTGCCGGGAGAAGGGCCTCCAGTTCCAGCTCATGGGCACCAGCTTCTTCCTGGGCCGCGAAACCATCATCCCCACCAAGAAGCCCGGCATGGCCCTCTGGCGCGAGGCCCTCTTCACCTGGATGAGCCGCAACGCCCGCAGCGCCACCGCCTACTTCCGGATTCCGCCCAACCGCGTGGTGGAGCTGGGCAGTCAGGTGGAGCTGTAA
- a CDS encoding DUF2378 family protein — translation MPSDKAELAARIASLQPGDSIRGLIFKSVFGLVQQHAGANGMETLRKGELDHDYAELRSYPAREFLTLLFNAADLLEGALGPADAVFHACGEVSITRYSTGPGMLVFGIISRGDPQKLFAGAQMAYSAAVSYGNREYLTTGPKSGTLRMRRDMMPPAYHVGILTGSLKVLGLTGKATAKPQGIDRVDYDIEWT, via the coding sequence ATGCCGTCGGACAAGGCCGAACTCGCCGCCCGGATCGCCAGCCTCCAGCCGGGGGACTCCATCCGCGGACTCATCTTCAAGTCCGTCTTCGGCCTGGTGCAGCAGCACGCGGGCGCCAACGGCATGGAGACGCTGCGCAAGGGGGAGCTGGACCACGACTACGCGGAGCTGCGCTCGTATCCCGCGCGCGAGTTCCTCACGCTGCTGTTCAACGCGGCGGACCTGCTGGAGGGCGCGCTCGGCCCCGCGGACGCGGTGTTCCACGCGTGCGGCGAGGTGAGCATCACCCGCTACTCCACGGGCCCCGGGATGCTCGTGTTCGGCATCATCTCCCGGGGGGATCCGCAGAAGCTCTTCGCGGGCGCGCAGATGGCGTACAGCGCGGCGGTGTCCTACGGCAACCGCGAGTACCTCACGACGGGCCCCAAGTCCGGCACCCTGCGCATGCGCCGGGACATGATGCCGCCCGCGTACCACGTGGGCATCCTCACCGGCTCGCTCAAGGTGCTGGGGCTGACGGGCAAGGCCACCGCGAAGCCGCAGGGCATCGACCGCGTGGACTACGACATCGAGTGGACCTGA
- a CDS encoding metallophosphoesterase, translated as MRLFGIGDTHLPSTRQKDMHRFGWTDHPLPLQRAWDERVRPEDAVIVAGDISWATRPHEVMEDLAWLDARPGRKVLVRGNHDYWWGDSASKLRKLLEPFRTLEGFLHNNAVVLGPWVIAGTRLWTAPEAPPMPGGEMGDEQGDSGYVERETRRLATSLEDARKKEAAHPTPLTRIVAVHFPPVYANERATAFSDPIEAFAPRVCVYGHLHSSGIPAGFTGERAGVRYVLASCDAAGFAPVLLDER; from the coding sequence ATGCGGCTCTTCGGTATTGGCGACACGCACCTGCCCTCCACCCGGCAGAAGGACATGCACCGCTTCGGCTGGACGGACCACCCGCTGCCCCTGCAGCGCGCGTGGGATGAGCGGGTGCGGCCGGAGGACGCGGTCATCGTCGCGGGCGACATCTCCTGGGCCACGCGTCCCCATGAAGTGATGGAGGACCTGGCGTGGCTGGACGCGCGGCCGGGGCGCAAGGTGCTGGTGCGCGGCAACCACGACTACTGGTGGGGCGACTCCGCGTCCAAGCTGCGCAAGCTGCTGGAGCCCTTCCGCACGCTGGAGGGCTTCCTGCACAACAACGCGGTGGTGCTGGGGCCGTGGGTCATCGCCGGCACGCGGCTGTGGACCGCGCCGGAAGCGCCGCCCATGCCCGGCGGGGAGATGGGCGACGAGCAGGGGGACTCCGGCTACGTGGAGCGGGAGACGCGGCGGCTGGCCACGTCCCTGGAGGACGCGCGCAAGAAGGAGGCGGCGCACCCCACGCCGCTGACCCGCATCGTGGCGGTGCACTTCCCGCCCGTGTACGCGAACGAGCGGGCCACCGCCTTCAGCGACCCCATCGAAGCGTTCGCGCCCAGGGTCTGCGTGTACGGCCACCTGCACTCGAGCGGCATCCCCGCGGGCTTCACCGGCGAACGGGCCGGCGTGCGCTACGTGCTCGCGTCGTGCGACGCGGCCGGCTTCGCGCCGGTGCTGCTGGACGAGCGCTAA
- a CDS encoding N-acetylmuramoyl-L-alanine amidase has translation MSIFRNPLAAAAAALVLSACGPQAQQNPEAPPAETPSQPSPDTAGSALPRELDPLFAQAAQEFNVPAELLKAVSYAETRWQMIRGEAEFPGQKPAFGLMALRGEDLEQGAALAGVTVEAASTDALSNLRAGAARLSQLATDVNVERGDLAAWAPVVARLSGITNPEAQAEHVHRGVYAVINQGAVALNQDGSVFASLEPVKVEAKFERPQVRAMAAGPDYAAAVWRPSPNYNARPSGSTGDPSMIIIHTCEGSYSSCWSWLTNSASGVSAHYVVNESGSEVSQLVREASRGWHIGATYDCSLNASKECWLNGVSANHFTIGIEHGGYASQTSFPTGQIDASAKLSCDIARDNAIVKDSYHIVAHGRLQPATRTDPGPNWPWSTYISKINSYCGTTTPSGEIIVDSNSANNDASKARFELTGTWTDGYSAGYYGSGYYYAATEAVSAPATFWFYLPTAQTRTVDAWWVAGTNRSTTAPFIAYNAAGSEVGRVSMNQQINGGKWVQLGTYSFSAGWNKVQLSRWTTPGSVVMADAVRVR, from the coding sequence ATGTCCATCTTCCGCAATCCCCTCGCGGCGGCCGCCGCCGCCCTGGTGCTGTCCGCGTGCGGCCCCCAGGCGCAGCAGAACCCGGAAGCTCCTCCCGCCGAGACGCCGTCGCAGCCGTCCCCGGACACGGCGGGCAGCGCGCTGCCGCGTGAGCTGGATCCGCTGTTCGCGCAGGCCGCGCAGGAGTTCAACGTCCCGGCGGAGTTGCTCAAGGCGGTCTCCTACGCGGAGACGCGCTGGCAGATGATTCGCGGCGAGGCGGAGTTCCCCGGCCAGAAGCCCGCGTTCGGCCTGATGGCGCTGCGCGGTGAGGACCTGGAGCAGGGCGCGGCGCTGGCGGGCGTGACGGTGGAGGCGGCGAGCACGGACGCGCTGTCCAACCTGCGCGCGGGCGCGGCGCGGCTGTCCCAACTGGCCACGGACGTGAACGTGGAGCGCGGGGACCTGGCCGCGTGGGCGCCGGTGGTGGCGCGGTTGAGCGGCATCACCAACCCGGAGGCGCAGGCGGAGCACGTGCACCGCGGCGTGTACGCGGTCATCAACCAGGGCGCGGTGGCGCTCAACCAGGACGGCTCGGTGTTCGCGTCGCTGGAGCCCGTGAAGGTGGAGGCGAAGTTCGAGCGTCCCCAGGTGCGCGCCATGGCGGCGGGCCCGGACTACGCCGCGGCCGTGTGGCGCCCGTCGCCCAACTACAACGCGCGCCCCTCCGGCAGCACGGGCGACCCGTCGATGATCATCATCCACACCTGTGAGGGCAGCTACTCGTCCTGCTGGAGCTGGCTCACCAACAGCGCCTCGGGCGTGAGCGCGCACTACGTGGTGAACGAGAGCGGCAGCGAGGTCTCCCAGCTGGTGCGCGAGGCCAGCCGCGGGTGGCACATCGGCGCCACCTATGACTGCTCGCTCAACGCCAGCAAGGAGTGCTGGCTCAACGGCGTGTCGGCCAACCACTTCACCATCGGCATCGAGCACGGCGGCTACGCCAGCCAGACGTCCTTCCCGACGGGGCAGATTGACGCGTCCGCGAAGCTGTCGTGCGACATCGCGCGCGACAACGCCATCGTCAAGGACAGCTACCACATCGTGGCGCACGGCCGGTTGCAGCCGGCGACGCGCACGGACCCGGGTCCCAACTGGCCGTGGTCCACGTACATCAGCAAGATCAACAGCTACTGCGGCACCACGACGCCGTCCGGTGAGATCATCGTCGACAGCAACAGCGCCAACAACGACGCGTCCAAGGCGCGCTTCGAGCTGACGGGCACGTGGACGGACGGCTACAGCGCCGGCTACTACGGCAGCGGCTACTACTACGCGGCCACGGAGGCCGTCTCCGCGCCGGCCACGTTCTGGTTCTACCTGCCCACCGCGCAGACGCGCACGGTGGACGCGTGGTGGGTGGCGGGCACGAACCGCTCCACCACGGCGCCGTTCATCGCCTACAACGCGGCGGGCTCCGAGGTGGGCCGCGTGTCCATGAACCAGCAGATCAACGGCGGCAAGTGGGTGCAGCTGGGCACGTACAGCTTCTCCGCGGGCTGGAACAAGGTGCAGCTGAGCCGCTGGACGACCCCGGGCTCCGTGGTCATGGCCGACGCGGTCCGGGTGCGCTGA
- a CDS encoding tolB protein precursor protein yields the protein MLGAMGCQGRCGGAAAVPAAPGALSEAERRALPGTIVFLSERAGQKDVWRVTPAGEETQVTSAPEDEYPGPPSPDGRTLLVIASGEADGRVFQQLRLQPLAGGPQSQVALHPPRPRARNASWAPDGTWLAAESDAQGFSDVVRVRPQANAVDAQLTNVKAGCFEPAVSPDGTEVACVCSGEGDPEVYVFRADGTGEPRRITTFYLEDRTPQWSPDGKWLAFVSNRERKERVYLVRPDGSDLRALSGGGFAGDEREAAFSPDGRRVAYVARLEDGKSRIWVADVAGGAPVALTDGQHRDDMPAWSPDGKALVFVSERDGDTDLYLMRPDGTGQTRLTTAKGADWLPRWFTPR from the coding sequence CTGCTGGGCGCCATGGGCTGTCAGGGCCGCTGCGGCGGCGCTGCCGCGGTCCCTGCCGCGCCCGGCGCCCTGTCGGAGGCGGAGCGGCGGGCCCTGCCGGGCACCATCGTCTTCCTCTCCGAACGGGCGGGACAGAAGGACGTCTGGCGGGTGACGCCCGCTGGCGAAGAGACGCAGGTCACCTCCGCGCCGGAGGACGAGTACCCCGGCCCGCCGTCGCCCGACGGCCGCACGCTGCTGGTGATTGCGTCGGGCGAGGCGGACGGGCGCGTCTTCCAGCAGCTGCGCCTCCAGCCGCTCGCGGGAGGGCCCCAGTCCCAGGTCGCGCTGCATCCGCCCCGGCCCCGCGCGCGCAACGCGAGCTGGGCGCCGGACGGCACGTGGCTGGCCGCGGAGTCCGACGCGCAGGGCTTCAGCGACGTGGTGCGCGTGCGGCCCCAGGCGAACGCGGTGGACGCGCAGCTGACGAACGTGAAGGCCGGCTGCTTCGAGCCCGCGGTGTCGCCGGACGGCACGGAGGTCGCGTGCGTGTGCAGCGGGGAGGGGGACCCGGAGGTCTACGTCTTCCGCGCGGACGGCACGGGCGAGCCCCGCCGCATCACCACGTTCTACCTGGAGGACCGGACGCCGCAGTGGAGTCCGGACGGGAAGTGGCTCGCGTTCGTGAGCAACCGCGAGCGCAAGGAGCGCGTGTACCTGGTGCGGCCGGACGGCTCGGACCTGCGGGCGCTGTCCGGCGGGGGCTTCGCGGGCGACGAGCGTGAGGCGGCCTTCAGCCCGGACGGCCGGCGCGTGGCGTACGTGGCCCGGCTTGAGGACGGCAAGAGCCGCATCTGGGTGGCGGACGTGGCGGGCGGCGCGCCGGTGGCGCTGACGGACGGCCAGCACCGCGACGACATGCCGGCGTGGAGCCCGGACGGCAAGGCGCTGGTGTTCGTGTCCGAGCGCGACGGCGACACCGACCTGTACCTCATGCGCCCGGATGGCACGGGCCAGACGCGGCTCACCACGGCGAAGGGCGCGGACTGGCTGCCGCGCTGGTTCACGCCGCGCTAG
- a CDS encoding sensor histidine kinase produces the protein MPRSTALVRALARSSAAAACMVGLLVLVGWALDVMVLKSMGAALPAMRPSAALGLLLGGAALALRLPATLRPTRRRLGTALALATALLGAASLVDGVITGGNGGLDALFLRALGEEGVASSGVAPSPLTALCLMLLGPALALVDRGHPERLSWTDGLVALALMAALTGLNGFLLGPLVTPAAAPFFQERSMGLHTTCVLMLLGVGTLCARPELGLMARLTRDTLGGFVARRLVPVTLLGPPVLGLTLVLMHLTGGLSHDAKLPLFATVVAAGGVTLVLLAARALDVLDRERMRATAALEASEERFRTFLDTAPDPMVVVDATGRVRFANAEAERVFGYRREALLGHEVELLVPEGLHGPPATGEGLERATAGRLVSGQRQDGTHVPLEVRLSPLEGEDDATRIAILRDVTERRDLEKLREEYVGLISHDLRNPLNTINLRAHLLQRALHERKLEREGHMAQAIIHNVEWMSTMIEELLEGSRLESGRVTLRRESHDLGRFLAEVLERDVPPDARERFRLHLAAPLPPVSMDAARMERVVTNLLTNALKYSPKGTPVDVRLAAVHDHAVVSVTNQGTGLSPRDAARLFDKYYRTEDGRSQDGKGLGLGLYISRLIVEAHSGHIWVESEPGRGVTFFFSVPLEAPSAPQESEPMRQRAS, from the coding sequence ATGCCACGAAGCACGGCGTTGGTCCGTGCCCTTGCGCGCAGCTCCGCGGCGGCCGCCTGCATGGTGGGGCTGCTGGTGCTGGTGGGCTGGGCGCTGGACGTCATGGTCCTCAAGTCCATGGGCGCCGCGCTTCCCGCCATGCGTCCCAGCGCCGCGTTGGGATTGCTGCTGGGCGGGGCCGCGCTGGCCCTGCGGCTGCCGGCCACCTTGCGCCCCACCCGCCGCCGGCTGGGCACCGCGCTGGCGCTGGCCACGGCCCTCCTGGGCGCGGCGAGCCTCGTGGACGGCGTCATCACGGGGGGCAACGGCGGCCTGGACGCCCTGTTCCTGCGCGCGCTGGGTGAGGAGGGCGTCGCGTCGTCCGGCGTCGCGCCGTCGCCCCTGACGGCGCTGTGCCTGATGCTGCTGGGCCCGGCGCTGGCGCTGGTGGACCGGGGCCACCCGGAGCGGCTGTCGTGGACGGACGGGCTGGTGGCGCTGGCGCTGATGGCGGCGCTGACGGGGCTCAACGGCTTCCTGCTGGGCCCGCTGGTGACGCCCGCCGCCGCGCCGTTCTTCCAGGAGCGCAGCATGGGGCTGCACACCACCTGCGTGCTGATGCTCCTGGGCGTGGGCACGCTGTGCGCCCGGCCGGAGCTGGGGCTGATGGCGCGGCTCACCCGGGACACGCTGGGCGGCTTCGTGGCGCGGCGGCTGGTGCCGGTGACGCTGCTGGGGCCGCCGGTGCTGGGGCTGACGCTGGTGCTGATGCACCTGACGGGCGGGCTCAGCCACGACGCGAAGCTGCCCCTCTTCGCCACGGTGGTGGCCGCGGGCGGCGTCACGCTGGTGCTGCTGGCGGCGCGGGCGCTGGACGTGCTGGACCGGGAGCGCATGCGGGCCACCGCCGCGCTGGAGGCCAGCGAGGAGCGCTTCCGCACCTTCCTGGACACCGCGCCGGACCCCATGGTGGTGGTGGACGCCACCGGTCGCGTGCGCTTCGCCAACGCGGAGGCCGAGCGCGTCTTCGGCTACCGCCGGGAAGCCCTGCTGGGCCATGAGGTGGAGCTGCTGGTGCCAGAGGGGCTGCATGGCCCGCCCGCCACCGGCGAGGGCCTGGAGCGCGCCACCGCCGGGCGGCTGGTGTCCGGCCAGCGGCAGGACGGCACCCACGTGCCGCTGGAGGTGCGGCTGAGCCCGCTGGAGGGCGAGGACGACGCCACGCGCATCGCCATCCTGCGCGACGTCACCGAGCGCCGCGACCTGGAGAAGCTGCGCGAGGAGTACGTGGGGCTCATCTCCCACGACCTGCGCAACCCGCTGAACACCATCAACCTGCGCGCCCACCTGCTCCAGCGCGCGCTGCACGAGCGCAAGCTGGAGCGCGAGGGCCACATGGCCCAGGCCATCATCCACAACGTGGAGTGGATGAGCACCATGATTGAAGAGCTGCTGGAGGGCTCGCGGCTGGAGTCCGGCCGGGTGACGCTGCGCCGCGAGTCGCACGACCTGGGCCGCTTCCTGGCGGAGGTGCTGGAGCGCGACGTGCCCCCCGACGCGCGCGAGCGCTTCCGGCTGCACCTGGCCGCGCCGCTGCCGCCGGTGTCCATGGACGCGGCGCGCATGGAGCGCGTGGTGACGAACCTGCTGACCAACGCGCTCAAGTACAGCCCCAAGGGGACGCCGGTGGACGTGCGGCTGGCCGCCGTGCACGACCACGCCGTGGTGTCGGTGACCAACCAGGGCACGGGCCTGTCCCCCCGGGACGCGGCGCGCCTGTTCGACAAGTACTACCGCACGGAGGACGGCCGCTCGCAGGACGGCAAGGGGCTGGGGCTGGGGCTCTACATCAGCCGGCTCATCGTGGAGGCCCACTCCGGCCACATCTGGGTGGAGAGCGAGCCGGGCCGCGGCGTCACCTTCTTCTTCAGCGTGCCCCTGGAAGCCCCCTCCGCCCCGCAGGAGTCCGAGCCGATGCGGCAGCGCGCCAGCTAG